One genomic region from Gossypium hirsutum isolate 1008001.06 chromosome D13, Gossypium_hirsutum_v2.1, whole genome shotgun sequence encodes:
- the LOC107942897 gene encoding glycine-rich RNA-binding protein GRP1A — protein sequence MAAADVEFRCFVGGLAWATDDRALEEAFSAFGEIVESKIINDRETGRSRGFGFVTFRDEKAMRDAIEGMNGQNLDGRNITVNEAQSRRSGGGGGGFGGGNGGYSRGGGGGGYGGRQGGYGGGRREGGYGNGGGYGGGGYGGGRREGGYGDGGSRYSRGGGASEGNWRS from the exons ATGGCTGCCGCTGATGTCGAGTTCCGGTGCTTCGTCGGAGGGCTCGCATGGGCCACCGACGACCGGGCCCTTGAAGAAGCCTTCAGTGCGTTTGGTGAAATCGTCGAATCGAAG ATCATTAATGATCGTGAGACTGGAAGATCCCGAGGCTTTGGATTCGTTACTTTCCGTGACGAGAAAGCTATGAGGGACGCGATCGAAGGAATGAACGGTCAAAATCTTGATGGAAGGAACATAACTGTCAACGAAGCCCAATCGCGCAGAAGTGGAGGCGGTGGCGGAGGATTTGGAGGAGGAAACGGTGGTTACAGCCGCGGTGGAGGCGGCGGCGGATATGGTGGTCGCCAAGGAGGATATGGTGGCGGACGCCGTGAAGGTGGATACGGAAACGGTGGGGGGTATGGTGGAGGTGGATACGGAGGTGGACGCCGTGAAGGAGGATACGGTGACGGCGGATCTCGTTACTCAAGAGGCGGCGGTGCATCTGAAGGCAACTGGAGGTCTTAA